The Nicotiana tomentosiformis chromosome 9, ASM39032v3, whole genome shotgun sequence genome contains the following window.
ACTCCATCTACaacattaaaagaaaatatttttttctacaaTAGGAAaaaaaagtactcattttgtgggaaaaaaaatattttttccacatCATGAAAAAAACGtacttattttattaaaataaaataaaatactttttctacatcattttataataatattcattttgttgaattaaaaaagaaaaaactccATCTACAACATTTCTATTTAGGGGTGGGGTGGGGTCGGTGGGAAGTTTTAATTTTATTACTTTTTAATTATTCTGATCTTTGTTAGTATTATAAGATAATAACTACTATCAAATAAAATTCTATATccaaattgaggaaagaaatcatTTGACATGAATTGACATTTATTCCAAAACATAGTTGAGAATATTGCAAAGATTTGAGTCAATTTGGGCGAGTTAGGTTACAACTCATTGTTTAGCTCATCTTAGCCCAAGTGAACTTTGGGCAGGGTTGGGCAATGACCCATGAGTGACCAGCCCAAACACAACCCATTTGCTACCCCCTACCTAAAACTGTCATCTAAAATCGGGAGAGCATGAAGCATAAACTTAGAATTTAGGCTGCTCCAAGAAAAAGGAATTACGAATAGACCCCGTTAGCAGCCAATCCAAATACCTAGTTATGGGTACCTAACACTACTAACTTATCAGGTTTACTAATTTTGAATTTGTCATACATGATACACCCGAAATTGAAAAAGTGCGATGTCAACAGGCTCAAGATACAACGATCATGATGTAAAAAATTGCCACACCTTTCTACTAATGGACGCTTCACCTGGGTGCTCAGATTCATTACTCCCATCGGCCTCATCACAATTACTCTCATCATACTCGTCATCCTCGAGAATGTGCTCATTATGTTCATCTTCACCGTAGTGTTCGGGAGTATAATCTGCCTCTTCTTTTAGATCCCACTTCTCCACAAACTTTGCTGCATCACCATTTACATCTATGTCATCCTGCAGTGCCTTAAACTGCATCATATCAAGAAAAAGTTGAACATTGGGGCATCCTGGaataaacaaataaatatttAGTAAACAACATGATGGCATAGAGCAAAGACTTTACCCTGACAACCCTATCTACAGCCACATTTTGATTTTTGGTGCTCCTATATGATGTAACATGCATCAAGGAAGTTTGGCTACCATTCTCGTTCCCTATTTCCACTGCTTGAAAGGAAGCACTTTCATCTTTTCCTGCTGCTTGCAAAGGACGATCCTCATAACCCATTTCCACATCAATACTCTTCTCACCACCTGCAGATTGATCGCCTATCTTCGTTTCTATGCTGATCATTTATCGTAATAATTTTAGAATCGTGTTCAAGTTGAGCTACATTAGCTCTATATTTGTTTTTGCGGACAAAGTTAAGTTTAAATTAGCTCAATTTTCTTATTCACAAATAATAACAAAAGTGATTAAGAGGAAATATACGGTTGATAAGTCTGCACTAACTGAAACTGATAGGAAAATGCCCAGGTATATCAGCAATCTTGTCTTTCAGCAATCATCATAGTTTCATCGAAACCAGGGTTGACATTTACTACCCAGATCATTACGGATTTAAGAGCTTCATCGCATGCATCAGGAAAAGTGTGTATGTTCCCTTAGGAACTATATCAAACTCTCATAGCCAACATATAAAAGCAGCTATTCTAGTTAGGCAACTCCATTTCCATTGTAAGTTGAAAAGAACTCATGGCAGACTTAGCAAATCGAAGAGAATAAACACAATTAAGCTTTAGACTAAAAGCAAGCTTCTGAATTAATCATGCACAACAAAATTCATACCAGGCTCCTCCAAATTTCTTATATACACCAGCGGGAGCAACCAGCAGATATCACTCCCACATTAATGCACATTAAAAGAACTGCAACTTACGTCTTGTGTCGTCTGAGATTATAACGCCTCTCCCCATGATTTTGCACAGCTGAAGTGGATGGCTGATGCCTCTTCCTCCGTCCACCTGTTGCGACACTTTCAGAATGAACCTCACTATCATTAGCATCAATTCTAGTCGCTGTAGTTTGAGAAGTTTGTCCGCGAGTCCGCTTCCTTGGGACGGTAGTGGCTGCTGCCTTTCCAGCAATGGCAGAGTCACCCCTACTCTCACTGATATCTTCGGGATGTTCGTCATTTGGTAGTAGTTCAGCATTGTTTCCAAGGAAAGCAGCAGCTTCTTCAATCACTGCCTTCACAGTGCGTGTTCGACAAATTCCCTTTCCAAATCTTTTTCTAGGTCTACACTGACCACTTGTCAGCTCAGATTGCTCGGATTCCTCTGGAACTTCTTGTATTCTACTATCCATGTCACTTTGATAATCAACAGTTGTATGCCTCACCCCTCTGACACTGTTGTCAGGTGGTAGATGCTTCACACTTGGGTCTTCAGCTATATCTTGGTCTCTTATGTCTGTACCAAATATCTTGCACGGCTCACATGGTTTCAAAGATGAATCCATTACCAGATTTTTTCTGTTCGGGGACAAGCTAAAAATCTTTGTGGTGCATTTGTGGAACCAGGAAATCCTAGAATTAAAATCTTTTTGTTCAACCTCAGCAGGAGATCTCTCAAAATTTTCTCCAAAAGAAGCAATTTTTTCACCAAGTTTGTCTCCCCGCAGAGAAAGAGGAGACTCTTCATTATCACCTATTTCGCCCAATGGAAAGTTACAAGTGGCATACTCTCTAGCAATTTTCCCACAATTTTCACAATCCTTGATCTTTTCAACATATGCAAGAAAATGATTTCTCTCCTTCACAAACTGCCGGCGCTGCTCCTTGAGCTTCTTGTTAAGAACATCAAGAGCATCTATGTCCTTGCGCAGTTCAAATTGGTGATTTTCCAACTTCTTCTTATTCAATGACATTTCTTGTTTTTCATTCTCTAACCTAATCCTTTCAGCTCTTACTTCGTCCATTTCCTTCTGAGTAACTTCTTTCAAAGAATTAATTTCACTGAGTCCTTTCTCTCTCCGGTCAAGAAGTGATTTTTCCTTCCGTTCAAATTTTTTGTGCATTTCTTCGTGTTTATTCTGCAGATCAGTCTCAAGATCTCTTCTCCGAGCCTCAAAATCACGAAGCAATATGTTATGTTCATTTTCAGCTTTCTCAGATAACAATAATTGTTCGTACTTCATTGTTGCAGCAAATGATTCTTTCTCCAATTTAAGAGCTTCCCGCTCTCGCCTGACATAATCCTCAGTGGCAAGCTTATTTTTCCTTAATTGTTCGTCTTCAGTATGTCGCAAGTCATCAAGCATCGTTTTCTCTTCTTGGAGATGTAGCAACTCTTTAGTTACAACAGCTCTCTTCTCATCCATCGCTTCCCACTGCTTTTCAAACTTCATTCTGTCTTCTTTCAGATCTTCACCCTCCTTCAAAATCAATTCCTGCTGATGTTTGTACCTCTGAATCTCCCTTTTCAACTCCATCTGCAACCGAAGATGCTCAGCCCTTTCCGCTTCACTAACTTTAAGTTTTTCAGTTGCATCAGAAATGTTGATTTCCTTCTGACTTATATCAGCTTTCATCTGATACAGCTCAACTTTGAGATTTAGCTCGCTTTGTTTATCAGATAGTGTTTCCTTTTTCACAACCTCCAGCCTTTTCAACTCAGCTTTGAgaaacttttctttttcttttactgcTTTCAACTTCCACTCAAtgtctttttctctctctttaaACTTTTCTAACTCCTTTGCCAGAAATTGCTCCCTTTTTCTGAGTTTTCCCTCTAAGTGGTTAAGTTCCAGTTCCCTCTCTTTCAAACCATCAAACTTCGCTCTCAACTCTTCGTCAAACAAATGTCTCCTATTCAGATTCAACTTAAGTTCCTGCTGTTCGGTATCAAACGCAGCTCTATGCTCATCAAGAAGCTTCTGAATCTCCCCCTGAAAACAAAATTTAGCATCAGCTCGTGCCCCAAAACTAAATATATTGCACATTTAACTCCTGAGCCAGTGaacaaaaaatactttttacGTTGACTTGTATATATCTTTAGTAGCAAGATAATATACATCAAGTGTTCATTTTTTATGAAGATAATGCATCAATTATTCATTCATCTGTATTTCGGCATCACTACAAAGCTTAAGCAAAAGAATAAAGTATACAgcctctaaataaataaatagagaaATTGGCAAGTCACATTATTAGACAAACATAGCAAACAATTACAGAAAAGCTTAGCGAGTTAACCAGCAAAAAAAATAAGTTAGCCACCAGAAATCGTAGCATCCTAgattgtttgaacaaatactaatTGTTCATTATAAATTCAGAAGTGGAATAACTAAGAATTTTaacaaacaaaattaaaaaaagaaatcaaaATAATAGGCTAATCAGTGGAGGTATAATAAACTTAAAGAGAGGCAAAGGTAGGTAGGTAGTCTTGCACTGAAGGTTCTATAAGCAGTCCAAAATACATAATGGATGCTTGGGTGCAATTTATAAATGTCACTTCTACATTAAACTAGtctgttataaatatatgattcTTAATTCGGAACATTTCCCTGCTACATTGGCGACCGACTAAAAAGCGTATCATCCTTACTATATTGTTTGGGAACATGTGTCAATTCTATTTCCAACAACACTTGTTGAAGTGTATGACCATCTCatctatttatttaattatgttttcAACAAGCCCCTTCACGTGCAGGCCTGATTCTTTTTCATGGGTCAAGCATATCAAAAAGAATGAAAATAATATTACATGGTGTGTCAATTCTATTTCCAACAACACTTGTTGAAGTGTATGACCATCTCatctatttatttaattatgttttcAACAAGCCCCTTCACGTGCAGGCCTGATTCTTTTTCATGGGTCAAGCATATCAAAAAGAATGAAAATAATATTACATGGTGTTAGTCTCTGCAGCTGATTACGCATGACAGGCAAGAGCAACATTATAGACGTATAGTGAAGCCGTAATCATGAACTAGCAGTAAGAGAGTTTTGAGAAATGGTTATAGCTTTTTAAGAAACTCATTGTAGACAATgagaaataaagaagaaaatggaAACAAGAGGAGAAAATTGATATGGAAATTATATGCTACAACATCCAAGAAAGGATGTAAAGATTTCTTAGTTTTCTTCTAACCCCTGGACAAAGGTCATACCCTTAGGTGTGAAAATAGCCTTAAGTTGAAGGTTGTGACTAAGGTTGAATTGAGGGGCGCATGCTCTTGCCTTGTAGTGACAATCTGAATAGCATGCAGAGCAAGATTTTGGCTTAGAGACTAGAAAAGGCGAAAGTGCATGAGTAGTGCTACCAAGAATGAACTATAAGTCATATACACTCTCCAAGAAGTATGGAGTTGAGAAGTTACATCACGGCAGAGTTACCACTTGAACGCATTTAGTGCGAAGTAATAATAGAAAGAAGATCGTACGTTAAGCACGCATAAGATAGCACCAACAGTTGTATTCTAAATTGGCTGGCCTTATCACAACCACTATCAAAGTAGTAATCGGTAATGACTTTAGAGTCTACATGCGTACTTGAAGTTAGTGGAGAGCACAAACGAGTAGGAGAGGAGAACAAACAGAGAAGGGTATAAGAAGGCTAAGAAGGAGGCGAAGTTAgcggtcacggaggctaagactgcAGCATTTGATCGTTTGTATGAAGAACTGGGGGACAAAGGCGGGGACAAGAAGTTATTCCGGTTGGCCAAggcgagagagaggaaggctcgtgatctggaccaagtgaggtgcatcaatGACGAGGAAGGCAGAGTCTTAATGGAAGAGGCACAGATTAAGCGAAGATGggagacttactttcataaacttctaaaTGAAAAGGGGGACAAAGACATTGTGATGGATGAATTGGAGCACTCCGAGAGTCGCCGAGATTTTAGGTATCGTAGGCGCattaaggttgaggaggtcgtggaggctatgcgtaagatgagaaggggcagagcgaccgggccagatgaattgaggtggagtacgatgattcCGTTGTACAAGAATAAAGGTAATATCCAGAATTGTAACAACTATATGGGTATCAAGTTGCTTCATACTATAAAAGTTTGGGAGAGGACGGTGGAAGGGAGGTTGAGGAGGATGGTGTCTATATTCGAGAACCAGTTCGGATTCACGCCTGGTCGTTCAACTACGGAGGCTATCCAtcttattaggaggttggtggaacagtacaAGGATAGAAAAATAgatttgcacatggtgtttattgacctagagaaagcgtatgacaaggtcacTAGGGAGGTTCTGTGcagatgtttggaggctaaagGTGTTCTGGTAGCATACACTAGGGTGATTAAAGGATATGTACAATGGAACTAaaactcgggttaggacagtgggAGATGACTCGGAGCATTTTCCGATTGTTATGGGGTTACccaaggatctgcgctcagcccgttcttatttgcctAGCATGGACGCATTGAcgcaccatattcaaggggaggtgccatggtgtatgttattcgctaatgatatagttctgattgatgagacgcgaggcgaTGTTAATGAGGTTGGAGGTATGGAGACATACCCTAGAGTTTAAAGGCTTTAAGTTGAGCAAGACGAAGACATAATACTTGGAGTGGAAGTTCAGCGACGTGACGGGGGAAGCGGACATAGACGTGAGGCTTGATTCAAAAGTCTTCCCCAAGATAggaagtttcaagtatcttgggtcagTTATcgaggggatggggagattgactaggatgtcacgcaccgtataggggcggggtggatgaaatggaggttagcatccGGCGTCTAGTCTGACAAGAATGTGCCATCAAAACTTAAAGGTAAattctatagagcggtggttagaccggtcatgttgtatggggcagagtgttggccagtaGAATTCTCATATCCAAAAGATAAAAGtaacagaaatgaggatgttgaaatGGATGTGGGGGCATACTAGGTTGCATAAGAATAGGAATGTGGATATTCGGGTGAAAGTGGGTGTGGCCCCCATGGAAGACAAAATGCAGGAaacgaggcttagatggttcgggcacatACAGAGAAGAAACCTAgatgccccggtaaggaggtgtgagcggttggttTTAGCgggtatgagaagaggtagagggcggcctaagaagtatagGGGAGTAGGTGATCAAGTAGGACATGGCGCGGTTTCAGCTTATCAAGGACATGgtccttgataggaaggtgtggaggtccaACATTAGGGTTGAAGGTTAGTAGGTAATAGAGCGTTTTTCTACTTTGTACCGGGTGTAGGGCTAGTCTAATAGTGTCTTGTCTTAGACTATTAGCAGTACATGTTTTCACACTATTTTTCCGCTCTGGTTGCTTTTGTTAATGCCTGTTGCTATTGTTTTTTCCATCTATTTGTCTGGTTCTTACGGTGCTGATACTATCTTACTGGcttttgttgttattgttctatTGTTTCTTTTCATCTTCTTGAGCCGAAGGTCCATCGAAAACAAGTCTCTCTACCccctaggtaggggtaaggtctgcgtacacactaccctccccagaaccCACCGATGGGATTATActcggttgttgttgttgttgtatatagcAGATGCATGATGGTAGGGGTTTCCTGGTGTCCCATTTACATGTGATTGATGGTACAGAGTCACTTGGAACTCCCTAGTATATGGTTAGATCGTAGCGATATTTTGCTAGTTAAGGATCGAGGCAGGTGGAAATCTAGTCTTCTAGAAGTGTTTTCCTCTAAATAGCATGTCTTCCAAGATTTTGACAAATTTGCATAAATGATGCATATGATTTAAATTGTGGGATTGTGCTTATGGGAGCGAGCGAGTATAAGTTTCACGGTGTAAAAATGATGTTTATGCCTATGGTTTACGAAGATGAAGCTCATGATCATATTTTGGATACTCGCATGTATTTGAACTATGTTTTAATTATTAAAGCACATATTTTAGCTTACGGTGAAAATGAACTCGCAATATGATTAGCAATCTATTCTTGAATGCTATTTTTCAATTAAGTCAAGCTATTCTTGAATGTTATTATGTTCATGTTTAAGCTTGAGGGTCATATACAAATTATGAATGTTAAAGATATGCTTTGGGAGGAACCTTTGACGACTGAGAGAATATTAATCATTCTCTAAGTTACTCGGACTCGGGTGCGAGTGTCTGATACGGGTGTGAATTTAGAGATCGGATCCTTCATGACCTAAAATTTAAGATTCGGGGGTATGGATCCAGGTATGGATACGGGTGCATGGACTTAGCTAAATttaattcaaatatctaaaaatagagttataaaaatatgtcaAAATTATGTGAAAAACTTACAAGGTATTAAGAGGAGAACTCGAGAAGGTGATAAAAAGAAAAGGTCTGACATAGAAATTTCTATATACAAggtattttattttcttcaatttcacctAGTGTTTTGGAGAGCGAGAAGCGGAGAAAAGCGACGAGGCCTCGCTTTACCGAAGCGAGAAGCGTGAAGCAAAGCGAAGCGAAGCGCTTTTTTCATGTGAAGcgcaatttaatacataaataaaaaatattaaataagcaTAGATAAATGCCAAGATATCAATAAAAATAACATATTAAGCAAATCTTTCAATTCTTAAATTAAGAAGTAAATAATAGATACTAAAACTAGATAGTCAATAATCCTCAAAAGTCATAACATATTAAGCAAATGCAAAACCAAATCACAAAAGGAGCAACATCCTATTCTTCGATACGCCCAAGCTGGATCTTTCTTTTGGTTTGATGCCATTGAATAATATACGATAGAATTTACTACAATCACACAAAAAAACAGAACAGCTAAAACAGAGAAAAAAACCAGAACAGTCAAGCTGGATCATTTTTTTTGGCTTGATGTTGTTGAATAATAAGACAAAATTTACTACAatcacaaaaaagaaaaaaaaaacagagaaaaaaccaaaacaatcaacagagattaAAAAAAAACAGAGCGGAAGCAGAACAGAGAAAGGATGAactgaaaaaaatagaaaagaagagaaaaaagagaataagagaaaataGGAGAGGAGTCGAGAGGAAGCAGGTTAAACAGAAAAGCAGAAGAGATGAAAGAGAAGAAGATAAGAGAAACTTACTCTGAGAGAAGAGGAGGAGAAGTCGCAAGGCTTGCAGAAGTCAGTCGAAGCAGATATTTTAGAAGAAAAGGTCGCGTAAGAGTGTATTTGCAAAACTTTTACAAAAGAACCCAAGGCAGCCGTCAACCTCGCTTAAACGAGCTTTTCTTGCTTAAGAGAGGTCGACGGCTGCCTTGgatttttttgtaaaatttttgcAAATACACTCTTACGCGACCTTTTCTTCCAAAACATCTGCTTCGACTGACTTCTGCAAGCCTTGCGACTTCTCCTCCTCTTCTCTCAAGGTAAGTTTCTCTTatcttcttctctttcttctcctcttctcttctcttccacTTCTGCTTTACCTGCTTCCTCTCGACTCCTCTCCtattttctcttctcttttttctcttcttcttttctatttttctcaGTTCATCCTTTCCCTGTTCTGCTTTGTTTTCTATGTTCTGCTTCTGCTCTATTTTTTTGTTAATCTCTGTAGACTGTTCTAGGTTGTTTCTCTATTTTAAGTGTtactgttttttttcttttttgtgatTGTAGTAAATTCTATCTTATTATTCAAGAGCATCaagccaaaaaaaaaacaaagatccggtttttttttctgttttagctgttctgttttttttttttgtgtgtgattGTAGTATATTCTATCGTATTATTCAATGGCATCAAGCCAAAAGAAAGATCCAGCTTGGGCGTATCGAAGAATAGGATGTTGCTCCTTTTGTGATTTGGTTTTGCATTTGCTTAGTATGTTGACTTTTGAGGATTATTGGCTATCTAGTTTTAGTATCTATTATTTACTTCTTAATTTAAGAATTGAAAGATTTGCTTAATATGTTATTTTTATTGAGTTCTTGGTCATTTATCTATGcccatttaatattttttatttatacttTTGAAGGGCATTTAAACGTTCATTTTCAAAATTATGGTGGGAAACAAAAAAAACCCTTTGCTTGTATTAAATTCAATATCTCTATGGGGTAAAAACGTAGTTAAGAAAAACTCTTGTATTAAATTGCGCTTCACATGAAATAAGCGCGCGCTTCGCTTCACGCTTCTCGCTTCGGTAAAGCGAGGCCTCGTCTTTTTTTTCCGCTTCTCGCTCTCCAAAACAATGGTCGAGACCTATATTAATATGTAATTAGTGCGAGTCCCACGTTAAATAGGAGTAGGATATGTATTATGTATAGTTATAAATAGGGCTCATTGTATTACAATTAATACAtgaataatatatttttctccGGGCTTTCTCATAGTTTCC
Protein-coding sequences here:
- the LOC104092193 gene encoding nuclear matrix constituent protein 1-like isoform X1 — protein: MFAQERKAWEAVPVTPPRNGKGKAVAFADDHVPPPVGLLSENAQRNLGDTENIDDWRRFKEVGLLDEAAMEGRDRQALLLKIAKLEKELFDYQYNMGLLLIEKNEWTSKYDELREELAELHESLKREQSAHLISIAEVEKREENLRNALASKKQCMVDLEKALRQTQAERGQIKLASETELADARALVVGYHDKSLEEQGKLHTADAKLAEANRMNSELERKLRELEIRESVLRREHASLTAEQEVHEARFSKHKEDLGEWERKLQEKEEKLYEGRRKLNEREEKVNNLDVAHKQKEMRLEEEQKRIDSSNIALKKRDDAISKKVADMTRKEQNIESYRAELEMKEKELNFLAEKLNSRERGEIQKLLDEHRAAFDTEQQELKLNLNRRHLFDEELRAKFDGLKERELELNHLEGKLRKREQFLAKELEKFKEREKDIEWKLKAVKEKEKFLKAELKRLEVVKKETLSDKQSELNLKVELYQMKADISQKEINISDATEKLKVSEAERAEHLRLQMELKREIQRYKHQQELILKEGEDLKEDRMKFEKQWEAMDEKRAVVTKELLHLQEEKTMLDDLRHTEDEQLRKNKLATEDYVRREREALKLEKESFAATMKYEQLLLSEKAENEHNILLRDFEARRRDLETDLQNKHEEMHKKFERKEKSLLDRREKGLSEINSLKEVTQKEMDEVRAERIRLENEKQEMSLNKKKLENHQFELRKDIDALDVLNKKLKEQRRQFVKERNHFLAYVEKIKDCENCGKIAREYATCNFPLGEIGDNEESPLSLRGDKLGEKIASFGENFERSPAEVEQKDFNSRISWFHKCTTKIFSLSPNRKNLVMDSSLKPCEPCKIFGTDIRDQDIAEDPSVKHLPPDNSVRGVRHTTVDYQSDMDSRIQEVPEESEQSELTSGQCRPRKRFGKGICRTRTVKAVIEEAAAFLGNNAELLPNDEHPEDISESRGDSAIAGKAAATTVPRKRTRGQTSQTTATRIDANDSEVHSESVATGGRRKRHQPSTSAVQNHGERRYNLRRHKTIETKIGDQSAGGEKSIDVEMGYEDRPLQAAGKDESASFQAVEIGNENGSQTSLMHVTSYRSTKNQNVAVDRVVRFKALQDDIDVNGDAAKFVEKWDLKEEADYTPEHYGEDEHNEHILEDDEYDESNCDEADGSNESEHPGEASISRKVWQFFTS
- the LOC104092193 gene encoding nuclear matrix constituent protein 1-like isoform X2; amino-acid sequence: MFAQERKAWEAVPVTPPRNGKGKAVAFADDHVPPPVGLLSENAQRNLGDTENIDDWRRFKEVGLLDEAAMEGRDRQALLLKIAKLEKELFDYQYNMGLLLIEKNEWTSKYDELREELAELHESLKREQSAHLISIAEVEKREENLRNALASKKQCMVDLEKALRQTQAERGQIKLASETELADARALVVGYHDKSLEEQGKLHTADAKLAEANRMNSELERKLRELEIRESVLRREHASLTAEQEVHEARFSKHKEDLGEWERKLQEKEEKLYEGRRKLNEREEKVNNLDVAHKQKEMRLEEEQKRIDSSNIALKKRDDAISKKVADMTRKEQNIESYRAELEMKEKELNFLAEKLNSRERGEIQKLLDEHRAAFDTEQQELKLNLNRRHLFDEELRAKFDGLKERELELNHLEGKLRKREQFLAKELEKFKEREKDIEWKLKAVKEKEKFLKAELKRLEVVKKETLSDKQSELNLKVELYQMKADISQKEINISDATEKLKVSEAERAEHLRLQMELKREIQRYKHQQELILKEGEDLKEDRMKFEKQWEAMDEKRAVVTKELLHLQEEKTMLDDLRHTEDEQLRKNKLATEDYVRREREALKLEKESFAATMKYEQLLLSEKAENEHNILLRDFEARRRDLETDLQNKHEEMHKKFERKEKSLLDRREKGLSEINSLKEVTQKEMDEVRAERIRLENEKQEMSLNKKKLENHQFELRKDIDALDVLNKKLKEQRRQFVKERNHFLAYVEKIKDCENCGKIAREYATCNFPLGEIGDNEESPLSLRGDKLGEKIASFGENFERSPAEVEQKDFNSRISWFHKCTTKIFSLSPNRKNLVMDSSLKPCEPCKIFGTDIRDQDIAEDPSVKHLPPDNSVRGVRHTTVDYQSDMDSRIQEVPEESEQSELTSGQCRPRKRFGKGICRTRTVKAVIEEAAAFLGNNAELLPNDEHPEDISESRGDSAIAGKAAATTVPRKRTRGQTSQTTATRIDANDSEVHSESVATGGRRKRHQPSTSAVQNHGERRYNLRRHKTMPQCSTFS